In the Quercus lobata isolate SW786 chromosome 5, ValleyOak3.0 Primary Assembly, whole genome shotgun sequence genome, one interval contains:
- the LOC115989628 gene encoding receptor-like protein kinase HSL1 codes for MLLLFLSLLSLLSPLTLSLNQEGLYLQSIKHSFSDPDSSLSSWNDRDPTPCNNWRGVKCDAASLSVVSLDLSNTNIAGPFPSLLCHLPNLTFISLFNNSINSTLPLDISTCQSLQHLDLSQNLLTGGLPHTLSSLPNLKYLDLTGNNFSGEIPDTFGRFQNLEVLSLVYNLLDGTVPSFLGNLTTLKMLNLSYNPFFPGRIPPELGNLTNLQILWLSDCNLVGEIPDSLGRLKKLTDLDLALNDLHGPIPSSLTGLTSVFQIELYNNSLSGELPAGMSNLTALRLLDASMNQLTGTIPDELCGLPLQSLNLYENRFEGSLPESIANSPNLYELRIFRNELTGELPRNLGAKSPLKWIDISNNKFSGEIPASLCAMGKLEELLMISNEFSGQIPPGLGECQSLNRIRMGHNRLSGEVPAGFWGLPNVNLLELVGNSFSGQIAKTIAGAANLSVLIVSNNEFSGPIPEEIGWLENLFKFWGHDNKFSGSLPESMFKLDQLGSLDLHNNELTGELPNEIKFWKKLNELNLAQNGFSGQIPDEISSMSVLNYLDLSRNQFSGKIPSGLQNLKLNQLNLSYNRLSGELPPLFAKELYKNSFVGNPGLCGELEGLCDEKDEARNKGYVWLLRTIFVLAGLVFIVGVVWFYMKYRYIKMAKRAIDKSKWTLMSFHKLGFSEYEILDCLDEDNVIGSGGSGKVYKVVLSGGEVVAVKKLWGGATKEFDSGDVEKGGRVQDNAFDAEVDTLGKIRHKNIVKLWCCCTTRDCKLLVYEYMPNGSLGDLLHSSKAGLLDWPTRYRIALDAAEGLSYLHHDCVPAIVHRDVKSNNILLDGDFGARVADFGVAKVVDLTGKGPKSMSVIAGSCGYIAPEYAYTLRVNEKSDIYSFGVVILELVTGRLPVDPEFGEKDLVKWVCTTLDQKGVDHVLDQKLDSCYKEDICKVLNIGLLCTSPLPINRPSMRRVVKLLQEVGTVNPSKTAKKDGKLTPYYYEDASDQGSVA; via the exons ATGCTTCTCCTCTTCctttcccttctctccctccttTCACCCCTCACCCTCTCTCTGAACCAAGAGGGTCTCTACCTCCAAAGCATAAAGCACTCCTTCTCCGACCCAGACTCCTCCCTCTCCTCCTGGAACGACCGCGACCCCACTCCATGCAACAACTGGCGCGGCGTCAAATGCGACGCCGCTTCCCTCTCCGTCGTCTCCCTCGACCTCTCCAACACCAACATCGCCGGCCCTTTCCCTTCCCTCCTCTGCCACCTCCCCAACCTCACTTTCATTTCCCTCTTCAACAACTCCATCAACTCCACCCTCCCCCTCGATATCTCCACGTGTCAAAGCCTCCAGCACCTCGACCTCTCTCAGAACCTCCTCACCGGTGGGCTCCCCCACACCTTATCGAGCCTCCCCAACCTCAAGTACCTCGACTTAACCGGCAACAATTTCTCGGGAGAAATTCCCGATACTTTCGGGCGCTTTCAAAATCTCGAGGTTCTTTCTCTGGTCTACAATCTGCTAGATGGGACTGTCCCTTCGTTTTTGGGGAACCTCACCACTCTCAAAATGCTGAACCTCTCTTACAACCCGTTTTTTCCGGGTCGGATCCCGCCGGAGCTCGGTAACTTGACGAATCTCCAGATTTTGTGGCTTTCGGATTGTAACTTGGTGGGCGAGATTCCTGACTCGCTGGGTCGGCTCAAGAAGCTCACTGATTTGGACCTGGCTCTCAACGACTTGCACGGGCCGATTCCGAGCTCGCTCACTGGGTTAACCAGCGTGTTCCAGATTGAGCTCTATAACAACTCGTTGTCCGGCGAGTTGCCCGCCGGAATGTCTAACTTGACGGCATTGCGACTGCTCGACGCGTCGATGAACCAGCTGACTGGGACGATTCCGGACGAGTTGTGTGGGTTACCACTTCAAAGTCTCAATCTTTACGAGAACCGATTCGAGGGGAGCTTACCTGAGAGCATTGCCAACTCGCCAAATCTGTACGAGCTCAGAATTTTCAGAAACGAGCTTACCGGCGAGCTGCCACGAAATCTCGGCGCGAAATCGCCGTTAAAATGGATCGACATCTCGAACAACAAATTCTCCGGCGAAATTCCGGCGAGTTTGTGTGCAATGGGAAAGCTGGAAGAGCTCTTAATGATAAGCAACGAGTTCTCGGGTCAAATTCCGCCGGGTTTGGGCGAGTGCCAGAGTTTGAACCGGATCCGAATGGGTCACAACCGGTTATCCGGTGAAGTACCCGCTGGTTTCTGGGGGCTCCCAAATGTTAACTTGCTCGAACTAGTTGGGAACTCGTTTTCGGGTCAAATCGCGAAAACCATCGCCGGTGCGGCCAATCTTTCGGTCTTGATCGTGTCGAATAACGAGTTTTCGGGTCCGATACCCGAAGAAATTGGGTGGTTAGAGAACCTGTTTAAGTTTTGGGGTCATGATAACAAGTTTAGTGGGTCATTGCCAGAAAGTATGTTCAAGCTTGATCAGCTTGGGAGTCTCGATCTTCATAATAATGAGCTCACTGGTGAGCTTCCAAATGAGATTAAGTTTTGGAAGAAGCTCAACGAGCTTAATTTAGCCCAAAACGGGTTTTCGGGTCAGATACCGGATGAGATTTCGAGTATGTCAGTGCTTAATTACCTTGATCTTTCCAGGAATCAATTTTCTGGGAAAATCCCATCTGGGTTACAGAATTTGAAGCTCAATCAGCTCAATTTGTCATATAATCGATTGTCGGGTGAGCTTCCACCCTTGTTTGCTAAGGAGTTGTATAAGAATAGCTTTGTGGGAAATCCTGGTTTGTGTGGGGAATTGGAGGGTTTGTGTGATGAGAAAGATGAAGCTAGGAATAAGGGTTATGTTTGGTTGCTTAGGACTATTTTCGTGCTTGCTGGGTTAGTGTTTATTGTGGGTGTGGTTTGGTTCTATATGAAGTACAGGTATATCAAGATGGCCAAGAGAGCAATCGACAAGTCGAAATGGACTCTGATGTCGTTTCATAAACTGGGTTTTAGTGAGTATGAGATCTTGGATTGTCTTGACGAAGATAATGTGATTGGTAGTGGTGGTTCTGGGAAGGTTTACAAGGTTGTGTTGAGCGGTGGTGAGGTTGTTGCAGTGAAGAAGCTTTGGGGAGGAGCCACAAAAGAGTTTGATAGTGGTGATGTGGAGAAAGGAGGTCGTGTTCAAGACAATGCTTTTGATGCAGAGGTTGATACTTTGGGAAAGATTAGGCACAAGAACATTGTTAAGCTATGGTGTTGTTGTACCACTAGAGATTGCAAGCTTTTGGTCTATGAGTACATGCCTAATGGTAGTCTGGGTGATTTGCTGCATAGTAGTAAGGCAGGGTTGTTGGATTGGCCAACAAGGTATAGAATTGCTTTGGATGCTGCTGAGGGACTTTCTTATTTGCATCACGATTGTGTTCCAGCAATTGTTCATAGAGATGTGAAATCCAACAATATTTTGTTGGATGGGGATTTTGGTGCACGAGTGGCAGATTTTGGAGTGGCTAAGGTGGTCGATTTAACTGGAAAGGGTCCTAAATCCATGTCTGTTATAGCCGGGTCTTGTGGCTACATTGCACCAG AGTATGCATACACTCTTAGGGTGAACGAGAAGAGTGACATATACAGTTTTGGAGTGGTTATTCTCGAGTTGGTCACTGGGAGGCTCCCGGTTGACCCCGAGTTCGgagaaaaggatttggtgaAGTGGGTATGTACCACTTTGGATCAAAAAGGCGTGGACCATGTGCTTGATCAAAAACTTGATTCTTGTTACAAGGAAGATATATGCAAGGTCCTAAATATTGGCCTTCTCTGCACTAGCCCTCTTCCAATTAATCGCCCATCCATGAGACGGGTGGTTAAATTGTTGCAAGAAGTGGGCACAGTGAACCCATCCAAGACTGCtaagaaagatggaaaattgACACCTTATTACTATGAAGATGCCTCGGATCAAGGAAGTGTagcttaa